In Deltaproteobacteria bacterium GWC2_55_46, a single window of DNA contains:
- a CDS encoding LPS export ABC transporter permease LptF has product MPGTLSRYILREIGAPFLLSLAILTSTALLTKSIRLIELLVTQGVGGRFIFLFLLSVLPSFLIYTLPISFLIGVLAAFTRLSSDSEITAMKASGLGLFTLARPVLYFAIPVYAATLAVTLYLFPWGNLNLKNLVFEASKEKFISGLEEKTFYDKFKGVVLYVDKINLKTGEMEGIFISEAGDKKELNVFFADRGVFSPATERFTVYLKLYNGAIHRKTEANGTYHIADFASYTLELGLTGQPTSGENRHNRELYVGELKKKITLVESQGKDTSPYVIDLHKRFALPASVFVFGLIGIPLGIQRIRAARFTGFSLSIGVVLVYYILSTAFEAIGENGSISPVLAVWASDIFFLAGGLFIFTRAAADRTANPFDGMLRGKGKRQ; this is encoded by the coding sequence ATGCCCGGGACCCTAAGCCGCTACATATTGAGGGAGATAGGCGCGCCATTTCTTCTGAGCCTCGCCATCCTCACCTCCACGGCCCTCCTTACCAAGTCGATAAGGCTCATCGAGCTTTTGGTCACGCAGGGGGTTGGCGGCAGGTTCATATTCTTATTTCTACTCTCGGTCCTGCCGTCATTCCTTATATATACCTTGCCCATCTCGTTTCTGATAGGGGTGCTCGCGGCCTTTACAAGGCTCAGCTCGGACAGCGAGATTACCGCCATGAAGGCCTCCGGGCTGGGGCTCTTTACCCTGGCCCGGCCGGTCCTCTATTTCGCCATACCGGTCTACGCGGCGACCCTGGCCGTGACCCTTTATCTTTTCCCCTGGGGCAACCTGAACCTCAAAAACCTCGTCTTCGAGGCGTCGAAGGAGAAGTTCATATCCGGCCTTGAAGAAAAGACCTTCTACGACAAGTTCAAAGGCGTCGTGCTCTACGTTGACAAGATAAACCTGAAGACCGGAGAGATGGAAGGCATATTCATCTCGGAGGCCGGCGACAAGAAGGAGCTTAACGTCTTTTTCGCCGACAGGGGGGTCTTCTCGCCCGCAACCGAACGCTTCACCGTCTATCTTAAGCTCTACAATGGGGCCATACACAGGAAAACGGAGGCAAACGGGACGTACCACATAGCCGATTTCGCCTCATATACCCTCGAGCTCGGCCTCACAGGCCAGCCCACCTCAGGGGAGAACAGGCATAACAGGGAGCTTTACGTCGGCGAGCTGAAAAAAAAGATAACCCTGGTTGAGTCCCAGGGCAAGGACACCTCTCCTTATGTAATAGACCTGCACAAGAGGTTCGCCCTCCCGGCCTCCGTCTTCGTCTTCGGGCTCATCGGCATACCGCTCGGCATCCAGAGGATCCGCGCGGCGAGGTTCACCGGATTCTCTCTGTCCATCGGGGTCGTCCTCGTATACTACATCCTTTCCACCGCCTTTGAGGCCATAGGAGAGAACGGCTCGATAAGCCCGGTACTCGCGGTCTGGGCATCTGACATATTCTTTCTGGCAGGTGGGCTTTTCATATTCACGCGGGCCGCTGCCGACAGGACGGCCAACCCCTTTGATGGAATGCTCCGCGGGAAGGGAAAGAGGCAATGA